From a single Actinomyces viscosus genomic region:
- a CDS encoding integrase core domain-containing protein, which produces MAGTRSVLEEAFTTWGRPAAIGSDNAAAFNTSRTAGPGATEKWLASQGIRPISGRVGHPQTQGKVERSHQPAATWLRAHPASTLAELNTELDHFTSYYNTERQHQGHGAALTPLRVWTQTPRALASPAPIDLERLPAGGGPISLPDPTGPAGSDSAVDRARRTVMSNGTVSYKNRALSLGKPMSGTEVTLIEYPTRLDIYDHHQRRVVSLPWPQPTQRQQGNRATIDTRKLPYRLIPQPPRRRRTSHKS; this is translated from the coding sequence GTGGCCGGCACCCGCAGCGTCCTTGAGGAGGCCTTCACCACCTGGGGGCGCCCGGCGGCGATCGGGTCGGACAACGCTGCGGCGTTCAACACCAGTCGCACCGCGGGCCCGGGTGCCACCGAGAAGTGGCTGGCGTCCCAGGGCATCCGCCCCATCAGCGGGCGGGTGGGACACCCCCAGACCCAGGGCAAGGTCGAGCGCTCCCACCAGCCGGCGGCCACCTGGCTGCGGGCTCACCCGGCCAGCACCCTGGCGGAGCTCAACACCGAGCTGGACCACTTCACCAGCTACTACAACACCGAGCGACAGCACCAGGGCCACGGCGCCGCACTGACCCCACTGAGGGTGTGGACCCAGACCCCCAGGGCCCTGGCCAGCCCAGCACCCATCGACCTGGAGCGCCTCCCAGCCGGCGGCGGCCCCATCAGCCTGCCCGACCCCACCGGCCCCGCAGGATCGGACAGCGCCGTGGACCGCGCCCGACGCACCGTGATGTCCAACGGAACCGTGTCCTACAAGAACCGGGCTCTGTCTCTGGGCAAGCCGATGAGCGGCACCGAGGTCACCCTGATCGAGTACCCCACGCGCCTGGACATCTACGACCACCACCAGCGCCGCGTCGTGTCCCTGCCCTGGCCCCAACCCACCCAGAGACAGCAAGGCAACCGCGCCACCATCGACACCAGAAAACTGCCCTACCGACTCATCCCGCAACCACCCCGACGCCGCCGAACGTCTCACAAGTCATGA
- a CDS encoding DUF418 domain-containing protein: MSTTPSLTTSFTGSRGLRYPAPDVARGFMLLLIALANIGFWVSAPSDSRGRAVLSAADRTWSIIDTLLIHQRAYPLFALLFGFGLATMTNRRIASGTAACLKTLPGVDAGREPTSQEVTWAREQATIEARRLVRRRGLWMVLFGLVHGVFFPSEIIGAYGIVAVVFAGWFARKHHKRQLAVCSLVLLIQVVPVVLSMLSAPDGAAAASGAGSTAPAAGATTDAADSALSALPWFVTNVGGWFILAVGVSLTTMVLPAAFLGARLADTDLIAHPERHRGLLVVLGVGGLALGALGALHEILAPLTGSQPWEVDPTLIMVLGLAGGCGWLAVLTLYAGGPTSDGRLTGLRWLLASVGRRSMTAYLFQTLMLGTVFVIMPRLTGTFLTLGTAAAAAVAAMAWLTITCACAVMERLGVPGPFETLLRTAVARSERRRTIPRVEQAPARHADAPIPQSADTTMLMNQARTPALGHYLPVDA, translated from the coding sequence ATGAGCACGACGCCTTCTCTCACGACCTCATTCACCGGCTCTCGCGGCCTGCGCTACCCCGCCCCCGACGTCGCCCGCGGCTTCATGCTGCTCCTCATCGCCCTGGCCAATATCGGCTTCTGGGTCTCCGCACCCTCCGACTCGCGGGGGCGTGCCGTGCTGTCCGCGGCCGACAGGACCTGGAGCATCATCGACACCCTGCTCATCCACCAGCGCGCCTACCCGCTGTTCGCCCTCCTGTTCGGCTTCGGGCTGGCCACGATGACCAACCGCCGCATCGCCTCGGGCACCGCGGCCTGCCTGAAGACCCTGCCCGGGGTTGACGCCGGTCGTGAGCCGACGTCGCAGGAGGTCACCTGGGCCCGTGAGCAGGCGACCATCGAGGCCCGCCGCCTCGTGCGGCGCCGCGGCCTGTGGATGGTGCTGTTCGGGCTGGTCCACGGCGTCTTCTTCCCCTCCGAGATCATCGGCGCCTACGGCATCGTCGCCGTCGTCTTCGCCGGATGGTTCGCCCGCAAGCACCACAAGCGCCAGCTGGCGGTGTGCTCCCTCGTCCTTCTGATCCAGGTCGTGCCGGTGGTCCTGTCGATGTTGTCCGCGCCCGACGGCGCAGCGGCCGCCTCCGGCGCAGGGAGCACCGCCCCGGCGGCCGGGGCTACCACTGACGCGGCCGACTCGGCACTGTCGGCGCTGCCCTGGTTCGTCACCAACGTCGGTGGGTGGTTCATCCTCGCCGTCGGGGTGTCCCTCACCACGATGGTTCTTCCCGCCGCCTTCCTCGGTGCCCGCCTGGCCGATACCGACCTCATCGCCCATCCCGAGCGCCACCGCGGTCTCCTGGTGGTTCTCGGCGTCGGCGGCCTGGCTCTCGGGGCCCTCGGGGCGCTCCACGAGATCCTGGCCCCGCTCACGGGCTCTCAGCCCTGGGAGGTCGATCCCACGTTGATCATGGTCCTGGGCCTGGCCGGAGGCTGCGGCTGGCTCGCCGTCCTGACCCTCTACGCTGGCGGCCCGACGTCGGACGGTCGGCTGACCGGCCTCAGGTGGCTGCTCGCCAGCGTGGGACGCCGCTCCATGACCGCCTACCTGTTCCAGACCCTCATGCTTGGAACCGTCTTCGTCATCATGCCGAGGCTGACCGGGACCTTCCTGACACTGGGGACGGCAGCGGCCGCCGCGGTCGCGGCGATGGCCTGGCTGACGATCACGTGCGCCTGCGCCGTCATGGAACGGCTGGGCGTGCCCGGTCCCTTCGAGACGCTGCTGCGCACCGCCGTCGCCCGCAGCGAGCGCCGCCGTACGATTCCGCGCGTCGAGCAGGCTCCTGCCCGGCACGCGGACGCGCCGATCCCGCAGTCGGCGGACACGACCATGCTGATGAACCAGGCTCGCACACCGGCTCTCGGCCACTACCTGCCGGTGGACGCCTGA
- a CDS encoding DUF418 domain-containing protein: MNLTTSFTGSRGPRFPAPDVARGLMLLFIALANIPFWVITTRSSAPGDAADTAWLWVRTLLVDHRAYPLFALLFGFGLATMINRRIASGTAARLDTLPGVDAGCEPTPQEVAWAREQATVDARRLVRRRGLWMILFGAAHAALFSGDIIGTYGLVAVVFAGWLARKHWKRAAVVSAVLTALVITTMYNMGRFMAAQGLSAAAAQTEATGSSSPLSQVVASVTSWGGNTVATALLSMVVPAMFLGARLADTDLITHPERHRRLLVAVGLIGLGIGAAGGVGYAIWFTGGHLAAWAAPLHEVTGLAGACGWLALLALYAGGPTSDGRLTGLRWLLASVGRRSMTAYLAQTFLFATIFLVVPALTGISLHLGEARAAGIALAVWVVTVGLCAVMEYGGHAGPFETLLRTAVARSERSRRLPAPPAPVTPVGRAVSPGAYELVR, encoded by the coding sequence ATGAACCTCACGACCTCCTTCACCGGCTCCCGGGGCCCGCGCTTCCCGGCCCCGGACGTGGCCCGCGGCCTCATGCTCCTGTTCATCGCGCTGGCCAATATCCCCTTCTGGGTCATCACCACACGGTCCTCGGCTCCCGGCGACGCCGCCGACACGGCCTGGCTGTGGGTGCGCACCCTCCTGGTCGATCACCGCGCCTACCCGCTGTTCGCCCTCCTGTTCGGCTTCGGGCTGGCGACGATGATCAACCGTCGCATCGCCTCGGGCACCGCGGCCCGCCTCGATACCCTGCCCGGGGTTGACGCCGGCTGTGAGCCGACGCCTCAGGAGGTCGCCTGGGCCCGCGAACAGGCCACCGTCGACGCCCGCCGCCTCGTGCGGCGTCGAGGCCTGTGGATGATCCTGTTCGGCGCCGCCCACGCCGCGCTGTTCTCCGGCGACATCATCGGCACCTACGGACTGGTCGCCGTCGTCTTCGCCGGGTGGCTCGCCCGCAAGCACTGGAAGCGAGCCGCGGTCGTCAGCGCCGTGCTCACCGCCCTCGTCATCACGACGATGTACAACATGGGGCGATTCATGGCGGCCCAGGGCCTGAGCGCAGCCGCTGCGCAGACGGAGGCCACCGGATCGAGCTCCCCGCTGTCCCAGGTCGTTGCCAGCGTGACCTCCTGGGGCGGAAACACCGTTGCGACGGCGCTCCTGTCCATGGTGGTCCCGGCGATGTTCCTCGGTGCCCGCCTGGCCGACACCGATCTCATCACCCACCCCGAGCGCCACCGTCGCCTCCTGGTCGCCGTCGGCCTGATCGGTCTGGGAATCGGGGCTGCGGGAGGCGTGGGGTACGCCATCTGGTTCACGGGTGGGCACCTGGCTGCCTGGGCCGCTCCTCTTCACGAGGTCACGGGGTTGGCCGGGGCCTGCGGCTGGCTCGCTCTCCTGGCGCTCTACGCGGGCGGTCCGACGTCGGACGGTCGGCTGACCGGTCTCAGGTGGCTGCTCGCCAGCGTGGGACGCCGCTCCATGACCGCCTACCTCGCCCAGACCTTCCTCTTCGCCACCATCTTCCTGGTCGTCCCGGCCCTGACCGGGATCAGCCTCCACCTGGGAGAGGCCCGTGCCGCCGGGATCGCACTGGCGGTGTGGGTCGTGACCGTCGGCCTGTGCGCAGTCATGGAATATGGTGGCCACGCCGGCCCCTTCGAGACCCTGCTGCGCACCGCCGTCGCCCGCAGTGAGCGCAGCCGCCGGCTCCCGGCGCCTCCCGCTCCGGTCACCCCGGTGGGGCGCGCCGTGTCTCCTGGCGCGTACGAGCTGGTTCGCTGA
- a CDS encoding DnaJ C-terminal domain-containing protein, with amino-acid sequence MASQDWMTKDFYAVLGVSKDADAAAIKKAYRTLARKYHPDRNPDDAAAADKFKEVGEAYAVLSDEAERKQYDAIRSMAGGGARFQAGGPGGAGGAGGFEDIFSSMFGGQGGGSVRFETAGGAGEPDLDDLLRMFGGTPSPTRSGGRPGPFGFGGFGSQPQPQKGADVLTSAALDLRDAVAGTTVELTADGRTMKVRIPSGVRDGQKIRLRGKGRAGLNGGENGDMVVTISVNKHPVYSIDPVDGANLRMDLPVTLREAALGATVEVPLLDGTTSKIKIKPGTSSGTVMRLRGKGATTRKKTGDLLVTIEVAVPKKLSRAAKEALNAFDEAMGDTDPRATLMEEAAK; translated from the coding sequence ATGGCCAGTCAGGACTGGATGACGAAGGACTTCTACGCGGTCCTCGGCGTGAGTAAGGACGCCGACGCCGCCGCCATCAAGAAGGCCTACCGTACGCTCGCGAGGAAGTACCACCCCGACCGCAACCCCGATGACGCCGCGGCGGCAGACAAGTTCAAGGAGGTCGGGGAGGCGTACGCCGTTCTGTCCGACGAGGCCGAGCGCAAGCAGTACGACGCGATCCGCTCCATGGCCGGAGGCGGCGCCCGCTTCCAGGCCGGCGGGCCGGGCGGGGCAGGCGGCGCCGGAGGATTCGAGGACATCTTCTCCTCGATGTTCGGCGGTCAAGGCGGTGGCAGTGTCCGCTTCGAGACCGCCGGAGGAGCCGGCGAGCCCGACCTTGACGACCTGCTGCGCATGTTCGGCGGCACTCCCAGCCCCACCCGTTCCGGCGGGCGCCCCGGCCCCTTCGGCTTCGGCGGCTTCGGCTCCCAGCCCCAGCCGCAGAAGGGCGCCGACGTCCTGACCTCGGCCGCACTGGACCTGCGCGACGCCGTCGCCGGCACCACCGTGGAGCTGACCGCGGACGGGCGCACCATGAAGGTCCGCATCCCCTCGGGCGTGCGCGACGGCCAGAAGATCCGCCTGCGCGGCAAGGGGCGAGCCGGCCTCAACGGCGGCGAGAACGGCGACATGGTGGTCACCATCAGCGTCAACAAGCACCCGGTGTACTCCATCGACCCGGTCGACGGCGCCAACCTGCGCATGGACCTGCCCGTCACCCTGCGCGAGGCGGCCCTGGGTGCCACGGTCGAGGTCCCGCTGCTCGACGGCACCACCTCCAAGATCAAGATCAAGCCCGGCACCTCCTCAGGAACCGTCATGCGCCTGCGCGGCAAGGGCGCCACCACCCGGAAGAAGACCGGCGACCTGCTGGTCACCATCGAGGTGGCCGTCCCCAAGAAGCTCTCCAGGGCCGCCAAGGAGGCCCTCAACGCCTTCGATGAGGCCATGGGAGACACCGACCCGCGGGCGACCCTCATGGAGGAGGCCGCCAAGTGA
- a CDS encoding ABC transporter permease, translating into MLRLGGTGIKARPTRAFLSALGIAIGIAAMIAVVGISASSRAQLAAQLDSLGTNLLTASAGQDLFGNSSSLPQDTVGKVRLIDHVESASSTGLVKNALVYRSPLIDKNASGGITTMAADRSLLDVVAGQVDRGTWLNEATSQYPATVLGHTAAQRLGVVTPGTKVWIGGSWFTVVGILKPVVLAPELDSAALIGQGVATNLLGHDAKPTTVYTRSQDSAVAQVRQLLAPSISPQAPSEVKVSRPSDALEAKNAADKAFTGLLLGVGSIALLVGGIGVANTMIISVLERRREIGLRRSLGAMRSHILVQFMTEALLLATLGGSLGCVIGIGVTAAMSAANGWPFSLPVVAIAGGLGVTIVIGALAGVYPAVRASRTPPTAALNAQ; encoded by the coding sequence GTGCTGCGCCTGGGGGGAACCGGAATCAAGGCCCGCCCCACCCGTGCCTTCCTGTCCGCCCTGGGCATCGCCATCGGGATCGCGGCCATGATCGCGGTGGTCGGCATCTCCGCCTCCAGCCGGGCCCAGCTGGCCGCCCAGCTCGACTCACTGGGGACCAACCTGCTGACGGCCTCCGCCGGGCAGGACCTGTTCGGTAACTCCTCGTCCCTGCCGCAGGACACCGTCGGCAAGGTCCGGCTCATCGACCACGTCGAGAGCGCCTCGAGCACCGGACTGGTCAAGAACGCGCTGGTCTACCGCAGCCCGCTCATCGACAAGAACGCCTCCGGCGGCATCACCACGATGGCCGCGGACCGCTCGCTGCTCGACGTCGTGGCCGGGCAGGTCGACCGGGGCACCTGGCTCAACGAGGCCACCAGCCAGTACCCGGCCACGGTCCTGGGGCACACGGCCGCCCAGCGCCTGGGCGTCGTCACGCCGGGCACCAAGGTGTGGATCGGCGGCAGCTGGTTCACGGTGGTCGGCATCCTCAAGCCGGTGGTCCTGGCCCCCGAGCTCGACTCGGCCGCGCTCATCGGCCAGGGGGTCGCCACCAACCTGCTGGGGCACGACGCCAAGCCGACGACGGTCTACACCCGCAGCCAGGACTCCGCCGTCGCCCAGGTGCGCCAGCTCCTGGCGCCGTCGATCTCGCCGCAGGCCCCCAGCGAGGTCAAGGTCTCGCGGCCCTCGGACGCGCTGGAGGCCAAGAACGCGGCCGACAAGGCCTTCACCGGCCTGCTGCTGGGCGTGGGCTCCATCGCCCTGCTCGTCGGCGGCATCGGGGTGGCCAACACGATGATCATCTCGGTGCTCGAACGCCGTCGGGAGATCGGTCTGAGACGGTCCCTGGGGGCCATGCGCAGTCACATCCTCGTGCAGTTCATGACCGAGGCGCTGCTGCTGGCCACCCTGGGCGGCTCCCTGGGGTGCGTCATCGGCATCGGGGTGACGGCCGCGATGTCGGCCGCCAACGGCTGGCCCTTCAGCCTGCCGGTGGTGGCGATCGCCGGCGGACTGGGCGTCACCATCGTCATCGGCGCCCTGGCTGGCGTGTACCCGGCTGTTCGCGCCTCCCGCACTCCTCCGACCGCCGCGCTCAACGCGCAGTAG
- a CDS encoding nucleotide exchange factor GrpE, which yields MTAAGPTPENEGIDPELQAAVESAFEEVPDDVREGLAQGSSEGAAGQSDAASPDGEAAGDDPLAQAQAQAAQAADDLARARADLYNLQQEYQGFVRRSREGAASHREAGAAGVVEALIPVLDEIELARQHGDLTGTFETTAGKLESILAEKYSLERFGAVGEVFDPTVHEALMATESSEVTEPTIAAVLQPGYRLGERVVRAARVQVANPA from the coding sequence GTGACCGCGGCTGGCCCCACCCCCGAGAACGAGGGCATCGACCCCGAGCTCCAGGCGGCCGTCGAGTCGGCCTTCGAGGAGGTGCCCGACGACGTCCGCGAAGGACTCGCCCAGGGTTCATCCGAGGGCGCGGCCGGCCAGTCCGACGCCGCCTCCCCCGACGGGGAGGCGGCGGGGGACGACCCCCTGGCCCAGGCTCAGGCCCAGGCCGCCCAGGCGGCCGACGACCTGGCCCGGGCCCGGGCGGACCTCTACAACCTCCAGCAGGAGTACCAGGGGTTCGTGCGTCGCTCCCGTGAGGGCGCGGCCTCTCACCGTGAGGCTGGCGCCGCCGGTGTTGTCGAGGCCCTCATCCCGGTCCTCGACGAGATCGAGCTGGCCCGCCAGCATGGAGACCTGACCGGCACCTTCGAGACCACGGCCGGCAAGCTCGAGTCGATCCTGGCCGAGAAGTACTCCCTGGAGCGCTTCGGCGCCGTGGGCGAGGTCTTCGACCCCACGGTCCACGAGGCCCTCATGGCCACCGAGTCCAGCGAGGTCACCGAGCCCACCATCGCCGCGGTCCTCCAGCCCGGATACCGCCTGGGTGAGCGCGTCGTGCGCGCCGCCCGCGTCCAGGTCGCCAACCCGGCCTGA
- a CDS encoding heat shock protein transcriptional repressor HspR, which produces MSRRRAGQGLGYLAEDASERAVYVVSVAAELAGMHPQTLRQYDRLGLVSPARTRGRGRRYSHRDVERLRRIQSLSQEGINLEGIRRILDLETRVEELEADNARMRTREAVVQRIFAAAADGEVQVVAPGRRSRGHESRRPEPGGGRPTNPADVAHGTSPVSTALVPTRPTRAPQR; this is translated from the coding sequence GTGAGCCGGCGTCGGGCCGGGCAGGGCCTGGGCTACCTGGCCGAGGACGCCTCCGAGCGCGCGGTCTACGTGGTCTCCGTGGCGGCCGAGCTCGCCGGAATGCACCCTCAGACCCTGCGCCAGTACGACCGGCTCGGACTGGTCAGCCCCGCCCGGACCCGCGGGCGGGGCCGGCGCTACTCCCACCGCGACGTCGAGCGCCTGCGCCGCATCCAGTCCCTGTCCCAGGAGGGCATCAACCTCGAGGGCATCCGCCGCATCCTCGACCTGGAGACCCGCGTCGAGGAGCTGGAGGCCGACAACGCGCGCATGCGCACCCGGGAGGCCGTCGTCCAGCGGATCTTCGCCGCGGCCGCCGACGGCGAGGTCCAGGTCGTCGCTCCCGGTCGACGGAGCCGCGGCCACGAGAGCCGTCGCCCCGAGCCGGGAGGCGGGCGCCCGACGAACCCGGCCGATGTCGCTCACGGGACGAGCCCCGTGAGCACGGCGCTCGTCCCCACGAGGCCCACGCGGGCCCCGCAGCGCTGA
- a CDS encoding sensor histidine kinase — protein MTGAAQPQPANREDTDAGGHPPSDSGHTPEDRLRRPRHLSIRARLTATYASLVTISGAVLIILVYFYTRYNTLSIAFDPQQVPQIDPTTPQVVQANTNLFELLDTILRSAVGALMLLAVVSGTVGWVLAGRMLRPLSSMNAAAKRAASGDLSQRLALSGPRDEIHDLADTFDDMLASLERSFSVHRRFAANASHELRTPLATTQTMIDVALSDPQASTEDLRRVLNRVLETNRANRETIDALLDLADAQSGRLAHEDVDMEATVRDALGLIAPEVAERDLRLSTHLLPARVPGDPVLLRQSVSNLLRNAARYNVDGGRITVGMAHLADDVRLTIRNDGPVVPADSVESLREPFVRGEGRGRTRGSGHGLGLAIVTAVATAHGGALHLSANPTGGLTAVLELPGSKEEPTASL, from the coding sequence ATGACTGGCGCCGCTCAACCGCAGCCCGCGAACAGGGAAGACACAGACGCCGGCGGACATCCACCATCCGACTCCGGCCACACCCCGGAGGACCGGCTTCGCCGTCCGCGCCACCTGAGTATCCGGGCCCGGCTGACCGCCACCTACGCGAGCCTGGTGACGATCTCGGGGGCGGTCCTCATCATCCTGGTCTACTTCTACACCCGCTACAACACGCTCTCCATCGCCTTCGACCCGCAGCAGGTTCCCCAGATCGACCCGACGACGCCGCAGGTGGTCCAGGCGAACACGAACCTGTTCGAGCTGCTGGACACGATCCTGCGCTCCGCCGTCGGGGCGCTCATGCTGCTGGCAGTCGTGTCCGGGACGGTCGGCTGGGTGCTGGCTGGACGGATGTTGCGGCCCCTGTCCTCGATGAACGCGGCGGCCAAGCGCGCTGCCTCGGGTGACCTCAGCCAGCGCCTGGCCCTGTCCGGGCCGCGCGACGAGATCCACGACCTGGCGGACACCTTCGACGACATGCTGGCCTCGCTGGAGCGCTCCTTCTCGGTGCACCGCCGTTTCGCGGCCAACGCCTCCCACGAGCTGCGCACGCCTCTGGCCACCACGCAGACGATGATCGACGTCGCCCTGTCCGACCCGCAGGCCTCCACCGAGGACCTGCGCCGGGTCCTGAACCGGGTGCTGGAGACCAACCGCGCCAACCGGGAGACGATCGACGCCCTCCTGGACCTGGCCGACGCCCAGTCCGGCAGGCTGGCCCACGAGGACGTGGACATGGAGGCCACGGTCCGCGACGCCCTGGGACTCATCGCCCCGGAGGTGGCCGAGCGCGACCTGCGCCTGTCCACCCACCTGCTGCCCGCCCGGGTCCCGGGCGATCCGGTGCTGCTGCGCCAGAGCGTGTCCAACCTACTTCGCAACGCGGCCCGCTACAACGTCGACGGCGGCAGGATCACGGTCGGGATGGCGCACCTGGCCGACGACGTCCGGCTGACGATCCGTAACGACGGCCCCGTGGTGCCGGCCGACAGCGTCGAGTCCCTGCGCGAGCCCTTCGTCCGCGGCGAGGGACGGGGGCGGACTCGGGGATCCGGGCACGGACTGGGCCTGGCGATCGTCACGGCCGTGGCCACCGCCCACGGCGGCGCCCTCCACCTGAGCGCCAACCCCACCGGCGGCCTGACCGCCGTCCTCGAGCTGCCCGGCAGCAAGGAGGAGCCGACCGCGTCGCTGTGA
- a CDS encoding ABC transporter ATP-binding protein, producing MSRILSLKDVYRTYGEPPVAACAGVSLEVDDGEFVAIVGPSGSGKSTLLNLIGTLDRPSSGTVEIDGVDVGSLPDAKLSALRASHIGFVFQQFHLADGVNAVDNVADGLLYSGIPRSERRRRARAALERVGLAHRLDHRPHQMSGGERQRVAIARAVVGEPSLLLADEPTGNLDSASGTSIVELLHELHSQGTTIIVITHDNGLAAQLPRQIAIRDGRVVGDSSRKSNHKEVDRADNVATADVSAVRADVAASA from the coding sequence ATGAGCCGCATCCTGTCCCTCAAGGACGTCTACCGCACTTACGGTGAGCCGCCCGTGGCGGCCTGCGCAGGTGTGAGCCTGGAGGTCGACGACGGCGAGTTCGTTGCTATCGTCGGCCCCTCCGGTTCGGGCAAGTCCACGCTCCTCAACCTCATTGGCACGCTGGACCGGCCCAGCTCGGGCACCGTCGAGATCGACGGCGTCGACGTCGGCTCCCTGCCCGACGCCAAGCTCTCGGCCCTGCGTGCCAGCCACATCGGCTTCGTCTTCCAGCAGTTCCACCTGGCCGACGGCGTCAACGCGGTCGACAACGTGGCCGACGGACTCCTCTACAGTGGCATCCCCCGCTCCGAGCGGCGCCGCCGAGCCCGAGCCGCCCTGGAGCGCGTGGGCCTGGCCCACCGCCTCGACCACCGCCCCCATCAGATGAGCGGAGGTGAGCGCCAGCGGGTGGCCATCGCCCGCGCCGTCGTTGGCGAGCCGTCCCTGCTGCTGGCCGACGAGCCCACCGGGAACCTCGACTCTGCCTCCGGGACTTCGATCGTCGAGCTCCTCCACGAGCTCCACTCCCAGGGAACCACCATCATCGTCATCACCCACGACAACGGGCTGGCCGCCCAGCTGCCCCGGCAGATCGCCATCCGCGACGGCCGTGTCGTCGGGGACTCCAGCCGCAAGTCCAACCACAAGGAGGTCGATCGTGCAGACAACGTCGCCACTGCCGACGTCAGTGCCGTCCGCGCCGACGTCGCCGCCTCGGCCTGA
- a CDS encoding peptidoglycan-binding protein: MTTMHSTRRRSFLAMGVGAVLATGAGTGAFVTRSGPFAAKPQPTKSSFSGATDTITKGDLQGETSVTGTLRYSEARKLKAGFEGVLIQVPASGTVLTQGDVLYRTGTEIAYLMHGSLPAWRSFEAGMENGEDIRQLETVLRDLGYFDYEPDNHFSWATTRAIMKWQKAVGLPQSGTIPLGRMVFVPGDLRVGTVSARVGDRAAVDSELYDVTSTSQVIDANVKLSDQKLAAVGTAVTITLPDAMTTTGTITSVGTPTEKTSSSGSSSGGNETKERVVPITITLADASATANFQEVSVTVALPSEKREGVLSVPVGALLALTPREYGVEIVESGGTTRKAPVSVGLFAGGRVEISGDGISEGQTVVVPQT, encoded by the coding sequence ATGACGACGATGCACAGCACCCGGCGTCGAAGCTTCCTGGCCATGGGCGTCGGGGCAGTCCTGGCCACCGGCGCCGGGACCGGGGCCTTCGTCACCCGCTCCGGCCCCTTCGCCGCCAAGCCGCAGCCTACGAAGTCGTCCTTCTCCGGTGCCACGGACACCATCACCAAGGGCGACCTCCAGGGCGAGACCTCGGTGACCGGGACCCTGCGCTACTCCGAGGCGCGCAAGCTCAAGGCCGGCTTCGAGGGCGTCCTCATCCAGGTGCCCGCCTCCGGCACCGTCCTGACCCAGGGCGACGTCCTCTACCGCACCGGTACCGAGATCGCCTACCTCATGCACGGCTCCCTGCCCGCCTGGCGCAGCTTCGAGGCCGGTATGGAAAACGGTGAGGACATCCGCCAGCTCGAGACGGTCCTGAGGGACCTGGGCTACTTCGACTACGAGCCCGACAACCACTTCAGCTGGGCTACCACCCGCGCCATCATGAAGTGGCAGAAGGCGGTTGGGCTGCCCCAGAGCGGGACCATCCCCCTGGGGCGGATGGTCTTCGTCCCCGGCGACCTGCGCGTGGGAACGGTCAGTGCTCGCGTCGGGGACCGCGCCGCCGTCGACTCCGAGCTCTACGATGTCACCTCCACCAGCCAGGTGATCGACGCCAACGTCAAGCTCTCCGATCAGAAGCTGGCCGCCGTCGGCACCGCCGTAACCATCACGTTGCCCGACGCCATGACCACCACCGGCACCATCACCTCCGTGGGCACTCCCACCGAGAAGACATCCAGCTCAGGATCCAGTTCGGGCGGAAACGAGACGAAGGAGAGGGTAGTCCCCATCACCATCACCCTCGCCGACGCCTCCGCGACCGCCAACTTCCAGGAGGTCTCGGTCACTGTGGCCCTGCCCAGCGAGAAGCGTGAGGGCGTCCTGTCAGTACCGGTGGGTGCCCTGCTGGCCCTGACCCCCAGGGAGTACGGCGTCGAGATCGTCGAGTCCGGCGGCACCACTCGCAAGGCGCCGGTGAGCGTCGGACTGTTCGCCGGCGGACGCGTGGAGATCTCCGGGGACGGCATCTCAGAGGGACAGACCGTGGTGGTGCCCCAGACATGA
- a CDS encoding response regulator transcription factor, with the protein MRVLVVEDEEYLAEAIATGLRREAMAVDVVGDGASALEQVATNDYDILVLDRDLPVVHGDEVCRQVVAEHPSTRILMLTASRALNARVGGFELGADDYLTKPFEFPELVARLRALGRRSQPARTPVIEAHGVRLDPFRREVYRDGRFIRLSPKEFAVLQVLMEAEGGVLSAETLLEKAWDANADPFTNSTRVTISHLRRKLGEPWVIQTVPGAGYRFSA; encoded by the coding sequence ATGCGCGTACTCGTCGTGGAGGATGAGGAGTATCTGGCCGAGGCCATCGCCACGGGTCTGCGCCGTGAGGCCATGGCGGTCGACGTCGTCGGCGACGGGGCCAGCGCCCTGGAGCAGGTGGCGACCAACGACTACGACATCCTCGTCCTGGACCGGGACCTGCCCGTGGTACACGGCGACGAGGTCTGCCGCCAGGTGGTCGCCGAGCACCCGAGCACACGGATCCTCATGCTGACGGCCTCGCGAGCGCTGAACGCGCGCGTGGGCGGCTTCGAGCTGGGGGCGGACGACTACCTCACCAAGCCCTTCGAGTTCCCCGAGCTGGTGGCCCGGCTGCGGGCTCTGGGGCGGCGCAGCCAGCCGGCGCGCACCCCGGTCATCGAGGCCCACGGGGTACGTCTGGACCCCTTCCGCCGGGAGGTCTACCGCGACGGACGCTTCATCCGTCTGAGCCCCAAGGAGTTCGCGGTCCTCCAGGTACTCATGGAGGCCGAGGGCGGGGTCCTCAGCGCCGAGACGCTGCTGGAGAAGGCCTGGGACGCCAACGCCGATCCCTTCACCAACTCCACGCGGGTGACGATCTCGCACCTGCGTCGCAAGCTCGGAGAGCCCTGGGTCATCCAGACGGTTCCCGGAGCCGGCTACCGGTTCAGCGCATGA